CCCTTCACTTGGTTGAGAAACACTGAGAGCAAGAATGTGTTCCTTAAAAAGTATTGGATTTCACTGAGATGTCGAAAGCACCCTCGCTTAAAATTTGATTCTTCAGGATGGAAGAACTATTTTCTAGCCAAACATACCAACTGATTCCCATcttgtatatattattgttactttataaatggtatttgttaagcacttactatggggtaggcactgtactaagcactggggtggatgcaataatcagactgaacacagtcccttttcctggaacatagtctgggtaaaaataataataataataattatagtatttgttaagcgcttaccatgtgacaatcactgttctaagcactgggggagatacaaggtaatcagttttgacacagtccctgtcccatttgggtatcacagtcttcatccctattttacagatgagataactgaggcacagagaagtgaaatgacttgcccaaggttacacagcaaacaagggaatagaatccagatccttcttactctcaggcccggggtctatatGAATAAAATATTCCATATTACATTTTGCTTTACCAGCAAATTGAATAGCCTTATTAATCCCTTCCACTTAAGGCTGCTTTATACTATTACTGCCATCTTCTCCATCAGTGTCTTTCTCTGTCACCCACCCACTCTCATACAGAGACCCACTTACATATCTAGAGACCACTCGCACCTCTGATCACACACATGAACACAACTGTGacgtagtgtggtttagtggaaagagcctgggcttggaagacggatgacgtgggttctaatctcacctctgccgccATGTGACATTgcgcctgtcacttcacttctttaggcctcagttacctcatctgtaaaatggggattaagactgtgagttccacgtgggacaacttgaataccttttatttatcccagagcttagaacagtgcttggcaggtagtaagtgcttatcaaataccataattattattattacgcaaaTGCAACCATGGGCATAGACCAAAACATGAAAATAAGTGAACTGACACTCAGCTATAACCTTAGAGACCAGCACATTCTAAATTACATCCCTGGGGATAGGAAGGTAGGGCAAGGTCCATTTCCttgtgttgaatcctcatttattcATGCACCTTCTAAATTAGAATGGATTTTACGATCTGCTAAACTGAATTTATTCCTCAGGAGATCCCAGGAGATGATATAATTCAATTTGATTACTGGGGAATCTGTGTTGCCCTTTTCCTCCTAAGCTTCaaaagaggatttttttccctccaaaaacAGAGTGGTTCTGGAATTTTGAACAGTTTGCATGACAGCATCATGCATTAGTGTTGATAACAGGGTTTATTGTAAATGGGTaacatttagattaatgtctctctctccttccggagtgtaagctcattgtaggcagggcacatgtctaccaactctgttatactgtactctcccaaatatataatacagtgctctgtacatagtaagcactcaataaatttcaaagatgatgatgatcagtTGAACTACTTAATTTCACCCCCTCATTCTGTATGTCATTCTGTTGCCAAAAGAGAATTTTCAAAAATGCCATTCTGCCTTTATCCCCACTGTTTAAACTTCTAGTGCCTAcacactcccctctccatcacccagaAACTCCCAAATCATGGATTTTAAGCCACTAAATTaattctcttcttcctacttatccactcttctcccactacaccacagttcgtactcttcactcctctcaggcTAACCAACTCACATCCAGCCTAGCTGCCAGTATTCCATGGAGCAAGAGAAAGTAATCACAGTGGTTTATACCCAATCTATTACCGGGTTGACCCCCTGATTTTCAGCCTGAGGAACAAGGCTGGTCTTGTCTTCCATACTTAACgctttccccctgcccttccctctgcctggaactccctcccacttcaaatggaAATGAtcatcttcctcatccttctcagGTTCTAAACCCtcttataatcacatctcctccaaagagaccTTCTCTGTTAATTGCTATTCTTCTCCGGTTAATCACCCCATCTGTCATCTCAGCAGTTCTCCACTACCTGAACACTTCTGAATTCACAATGTccaagagcacttatgtacagattttCGAGCGCATCACTCTATTTCTTAAGCCCGAACTCATGTCCAAGCTCTACTGCTCACATTAAAAaagtatgatatttattaagtgcttactatgtgtcaagcactgtactaagcccaggggttgaatcaagataattgagttagacacagtccctgtcccacatagggctcacagtctcaatctctattttacatatgaagtaactgaggaacggggaagttaagtgacttgttcaaggccacacaacaggtgagtggcggagccaggataagaatccagatcttccaactctcaggtctctgctctttctactagaccacactgcttctctacaggatgcatcacttcttctctgcttctctgaaaaatgcATTTCAGTTTTTAATAGTGATTATATATTAATGACTGGTTCCTATCGTATATTAGTACATGATAATACTGAATTCTGATTTATTCACGCACCTTCTAAATTAGAGTGGATTTTCATGATCTGCTAAACTGAATTCATTCCTCATATATTAGTGATTATATATTCATTTTAACACAAACGAAGACACAGTGACATTTGCTCTTCCTTAAAGGTCGGGGTTGGCTGGTTCCAAAGTTAAAAAGAAGAGGAATCTGCACCACTTCCATCACAGAAGACTGAGCCCAGGAGACCTGAAAGGCAAGTTAATGATCCAATCTGTGAGTCGCCTGAGTGTCGGGACCGTGCTAGGAGCCAAGGAGTTTGTCCCCAAGTGATCTTCAATCCAATATAAAAACATCTTCATTATCCATATAAACTCCTTTAGGGGTGAATCCTCCCAGCAGCAAGAGTTAACTCATTCTGGACTTGGCATGATTAAAGACAGCGAGTATTTCCTTGTCACTCCAACACCCTCATCTGACATGGAAAATCTATCAGCCTGAAAGATTTGAGAGAAGAATattctcctctccatttcctgGCTAGGTCTCTGCAGGCAAATGAAGTCGAGAGTCGAACTGCTATCTAGTGAATCTGATTAGAAGTGATAGGCGAAATTCCTCTTTTAAGAAAGTAAGTGGctatattaatttattttttacttGTAGAGTAGAATTGAAAGACAAAAATCAAAGCTACTAACAGCTGAGGACATTTTGAGTGAAATTAGTGTGTGGTAATGTTAACATATATCTAGCTATTTGGACTTTCAAATGCAAGGTTTTAACATCTAGACAGTTAGAGCGATGTACATCCTCAGGTGGTTTCTCAGTGAATAAGGGAGACCTATATCATAACCTTCCTAGCTTGGAGCACCGTGGAAAAGAGGCTTTTCTGAATTTTGTCCCTTTCCTTACAACCCATTCCTGGCTGAATCTTAGCAGCGGAAGCCCAGTGAATGATGGGCTACCTGGATTCTGCAGGTCCTTGGAGTCATTCTGAACATCACCTGCTCCACAGTACACAATGGAGAAGCAAGATCTAGACATCTGGTGGTTTTTAAATGGAGGAAGATGGAAGAGTCTGTTTAACAAGTAAAAAAAATTGAGATCACAGCTAATTATTCAAGAATAAAGTTAGTTGACCAGCCAGTTAACAGgatgtattaataatgatattagtggtattaggtgcttactatgtaccaggcactgtactaagcagatatgggaatatcgggttggacacagtccctgtcccacatggggctcacagtctcaattcccattttcagatgaggaaactgaggaggtgaagtgacttgcccaaggtcacacagcagagaagtggcagagctgggattagaagccaaatccttttgactcccaggcccatgctcaatccactaggccaaactgtttccctgcaGACTGAGCACTCCCTCACTGGAAAGCACTGTGCTTTCTCTGCCCTCCCAGGGGGAAGAACTCTAAATTCTTcacctgcaatttattcattttagtCTACTCAAATTGCTTAATTTTCTCCTCGAGGCCTTATATTACAACTCAGGTTCTTGTGGGTACCTTACAACTAAGATATTTTTAGGGTAGTAAAACTTTGGTCCCTTTTACTTTCTGTCATGGATACACAGCTATCTATGTTAATGAGGCCCAAGGGTGAtttaacaaaattaataataatgaaaaatgataataatgatgacaataataatttctGCCCCATGTACATGAGATGACTGGAAGGACTAATAGGGATATCATAAGGACTTCATTAGAGAAAGTAgaattaatatctgtccctctcGTGTTCAGCATAAGAAATCaaggggtgggcctgggagtcaggagacctgggttctaatcctagctctgccccttacctgctgagtgaccttgggaaagtcatttttaacttctctgtgccttagttcccttatctgcaaaagtggggattcaatatctgttctccttctttgagccctatgtgggacccgattatcttgtatccactgcagtgcttagttcagtgtttgtcatataataagtgcttaacaaatattattattattatccttgtgtGCACAATCAAGGGACACCATTTAACACCATGGCTGGCCTGTGTTTGGGGCAGTGGGGCAGACACACATTCCTGGAGATTCTCTCCAGTGCTGATTCCTATTGCTCTGTCCCCCAGTTGATCTTTTTTCCATGTACCGGAGAGATCCACTCTGTCAAAGAGCAGAGGAGGCAGCAGGACATGTGGCTTCTATCCTCGCAATGGCCGCTTCTTTCTAATCCAAAATTAATTGGGAAGAGATTGGGCATAAGAGTggtttctttctcctccacagTTCCTAAACCACTTCACaatggagagtaataataataataatgttggtatttgttaagcgcttactatgtgccgagcactgttctaagcgctggggtagatacaagggaattaggttgtcccacgtggggctcacagtcttcatccccattttacagatgaggtaactgaggtaccgagaagttaagtgacttacccaaagtcacacagctgacaaatggccgagccaagatttgaacccatgacttctgactccaaagcccgtgctctttccactgagccacgttgcttctcatagaACTCATCTATTAGAGAAAAATAGGATTGGTTTTCATGGCCACAAAATAACTTTGGTTTCTGATTCAGGTTTCTTTCAAACTCCAGATCCTGAGATTGCACAGCTGTATAAGGTATGCTTATGAGACATCTCAGTGGTTTCACCTTTGGGGTCCAAACTAAGAAAGAGGTGTTTTGAGTAAGCCTGTCATCCATAGCAACAGTTTGTAGCagctggaaaagaaaacaaagcaaaaccaaaaaatCCATCTGGAAGGAATTTAGGTAAATTCTTTGGGCTGAGTGTATCAGTGGAGGCTTGGGGCTAAGCACTCTCTCAGTGAATATCTTCCTTTCTTTTACTGGGATGTAACTGAATAAAGGCATTAAGTCACCAAGAGGAAGATTGATATCTGTAATTAATCCAGCCTTTCAAATGGCAAAGTAGGATTCATTTGGATATGGAAGTGAATGCACTTATGTACCTTGTCATTTCCCTAATCCCAAATTCCCAAATTTaccataatgtctgtctccccatctagactgtaagctgtttgtgggtacgaataataataataataatagtttctcactctaggcttcaaggctctccatcacattgccccctcctacttctcctcccttctctctttctactccccacccaacatgctccgctcctctgccgcccacctcctcatcatcccccatcgacctatcctgccgtcgatgcctgggccacatcctcctgctgtcccggaatgccctccttcctcacctccgccaaactaattctcttcccctcttcaaaactctacttagagctcacctcctccaagaggccttcccagactgagcttcccctttaccctctgctccctctgctccctcccacccccccttcacctctcctcagcttagccctcttttccctcctttccctctgctcctccctctctcccttcccctcccctcagcactgtgctcaactgctcaattgtatatattttcattaccctatttattttgttaatgagatgtacatcaccttgattctatttattgctattgttttaatgagatgttcatccccttgattctatttattgctattgtttttgtctatctcagctgattagactataagctcgtcaatgggcaggcactgtctctatctgttgccgatttgtacattccaagtgcttagtacagtgctctgcacatagtaagcgctcaataaatactattgaatgaatgaatgaatgaataataaaagtaataatgataatggcattagttaagcacttactatgtgccaggcactgtgttaagcactggggtggatatacacaaattgggttggacacagtccctttatgaggctcacagttttcatccccatttaacagatgagtaactgaggcatggaggagtgaagtgacttacccaaggccacatagcagacaagtggcggagccaggattagcactcatgaccttcagactcccaggctcatgttctatccattaccccatacttctcctctctcatgtctaccaactaatcTACCAATGATTGTATtgcattatattcttccaagtacaaCTTATAGTgtttaccattgcttgattgattcagtgatggCCCAGGAAAGAGTCTTCggctcctattgtactctccaaagtgcttagttcagtatatgGCAGcctggaggcactcaataaataccattacgatGACAATCCCTATCACTGGagcacaggagacctgggttcaaatctcagctctgttaCCGTTGCTGTGACCTAGTCACTTAtcatctctgggccacagtttcctcatatgtaaaatgaggattaggccGAATCCCAGGTGAGGTAGCCTTTATATCccatctaattattttgtatctacctcggcacttacacatagtaaatgtttcacaaatacctcaattattgctCTCTTTCATAGtttaataaatgtttaataaatgataTGCTCGATTATTGTTGATATAATTTTGCTCTCTATTTAAAAGGAAAATCTATTCGAAAATCTGAATACATGGCTGGAAGCAACCACACATCAGTGACTGAGTTCCTGCTTGTGGGTCTGACAGATCGTCCAGAACTGCAGATGCCCCTCTTTGTCCTGTTCTTGATCATTTATCTGGTCACTATGGTAGGAAATGTGTGTATGATCCTATTAATCCAGATCAATACCACTCttcacacccccatgtacttctttctGTGTAACCTCGCGCTCTGTGATATCTGCTACTCTACTGTCTTGTCCCCTAAAATGTTGATAAATTTCTTTTTGGAAAGTAAGTCCAGCTCATTCATTGGATGTGTCTTTCAGAGTTTCTTTTTTGCCATTTATATTACTACTGAGGGCTTCCTCCTGGCCATCATGGCGTATGACCGCTACACAGCGATCGTCAACCCTCTGTTGTACACAGCTATCATGATCCCAAAGATCTGCATTCAGCTAGTGCTTGCATCCTATCTGGGAGGTCTTGTCAATTCGCTGACACACACAGTTGGATTATTGAGGTTGAATTTTTGCGGACCTAATGTCGTCAATCATTTCTTCTGTGATATCCCCCCTCTCCTGAAACTCTCctgttctgactcccacaccaatGAGCTGCTACTTTTGACCTTCTCTGGAGTGATTGCAACAATCACCTTAATTATCATCGTGATCTCTTATGTCCAAATCGTCATCGCCATCCTCAGGATCGGCTCGGTCAAGGGGAGATACAAAACCTTCTCCACTTGCACCTCCCACCTGACAGCTGTGATCTTGTTCTATGGCTCACTGTCCTTCAGCTACATTCAGCCCAGTTCCCAGTATTCCCTGGAGCAAGAGAAAGTGTCTGCGGTGGTTTACACCCTGGTCGTCCCCATGCTAAATCCCCTGATttacagcctgaggaacaaggATGTGAAGGAGGCTTTGAAAAGGTCAATCAAGTGGAAAAATTGCCACCActaatttcataataataataataataattatggtatttgttaagtgtttattatgtgcagagcactgttctaagcactagggtagatacagggacatcagattgtcccacttggggctcacattttttaattcccatttttacagatgaggtaacagagaagttaagtgacttgcccaaggtcacacagcagacaagtggcggagctgggattagaacccacaccctctgactcccaagcccgggctcaacaTTGAGGTTTCATCAAAACCTCCTTTAAGCAACACcaatagtccctgccccagactgcacagtctaaataggagggagaataggtagtggATCGCCATtatatatagatgaggaaactgaggcacagattagttgaATGTTTTCCCCcatttacacagcaggcaagtggcagatctgggattcaagcTTTGTTCTCTGACTCCGTTACCTGTGTTCTTTTTACTAGACCGCACTGATTCTCTAgtgaacaataaatggacaatgAACAATAAATGAATAAGAATAGTAACACAGATGTTCATAGTAGGAAGGCAAAAAGAAATAATAGAAGAGCCCCAGGGTAAAATTTTTTCCATGAAAACAAGGCTATATAAAGTACAAATTAATGGGTAAACATCTCCAAGATATTAAATCCAACAGTTTTCAGATAATTTACTGTGaaaactctaaactgtaaggtcctcctccagattgtaaactcctcgttgGAAGTGAatatgactactaactctgttgcattgtacttttccaagcacttcatacatagAATGCTGCGcaaacactaagtactcaatacataacAGTGATTAATCGATTGACCTCCATAAATGAAATATTCTCACAATGTTTCTGCTTTATGATCGCTCTGCTCTCTGTTACATATTTGGGATTTTAGGAATAGGGTTAGTGCTCTAGAATCAAGGTCCCGCTATTTCCTCTTAGCTATGGCTCTTTCTTTCACTTTATCTTGAATTATGCTGAGAACCCTTGTCCAGCTTTGTGCCAAAAAGGGCTTGGGTAGCCATCCTTTACATGGTATAATCCTAACTTCTCGAAGTACCTCACTGCACCAAAAGCAGAATTTATGTCAGGGCTGATGGCCCTCTCGGAGCAGGCCAGGTGAATTTGCACTTTACAAGGCCATTGATGGAGCTCGGAGGGTGGTGGGCTTTATGATGGATGAATCTGTTGAAGTGGCTCCAAACTGCCCAATGAACACATTTAAACCTTACACCAAATCAAATCTTTGGTCTAACTTTCATAAACTTTCCTCTCCATTACtttgtccttccctcccttttttccttcattcccttcccttcacttctttctttctccaatcTTCTCTCCCTACCAGTCATTCCTtcagctcttttcctccttcttgcgCCAGGATTGCTCGGAACCTGGTGTAGCTGGCTGAGGGAGAAGCTTCATGTTTCTTGAAATTATAGGTGAGAATCAATGGCAGAAAGCAACAGGCAAGGTACAGAATGCTTATTTTACTCAAACATATGGGAGTAAGCTTCTTCCTTAGATCGGAAATTGACAGAGAGCAGAAATAACGTGTTTTATTTCCTTTGTGTAGctgtatgctcaataaataccttttgatACTTCTCAGACTGATCCCAGACTTCATTTGCACTCTGGTTTGGGGACACAGAATGGACTGTAGGCTTAGGCTGCTTGAATTCATTTTTGAAACAGAGGGAACATAAGCAGTGGGGAGATCCCTATTGGCACCCAACAATTTTGGAGCTGAagggcccagatctgggagtcagggaacctgagttctaatcccggctccccacttGCACTGCTTTGCaatgttaggcaagtcacttaacttctctggacctcagtttcctcatctataaaatggagattaaatagctgttccctCTTCTACTTAAACTTTATGCCGTAGGAGACACAGGCAGTATGATCCGATTGTATTTCAttcactccagagtttagtacagtgcttaacacatagtaaatacttaacaaataccccaattattattcttcttcataGAGAAAAGTGTCCAGGGTGGTGGTGCAGGTAGGcgttcagatggagaggatgaGTTTAGAATGTTGAGGGGAGGATCCAGAAAACCCCCAAACCCCAGAACTTTGAATGTAGTTACACACTTCCAAGTGGTCTGGGCAAATATGCCATAGCTTGACAGGAAACAGGCCACACAGGTAAATTTTAAGGGTCCCAGAGCAGCTAAATTTGctcttttattatggtatttgttaagcgcttactatgtgccaagcatcattctaagctctgggatggatacagggtaatcaggtaggcccacatggggctcacacttttaatccccattttcagatgaggtaactaaggcacagagaagtgaagtgacttgtccaaggtcacgcagcagacaagtggtggagccgagattagaacccatgtcctctgactcctaagcccgcgctctttccactaagcccagctgcttctctgattcattcaatcatatttattgagtgtttactatgtacggACTCTGATAACACTAATATTCTGACTCACCCCAGGACTTAATCCACGTTGAGCCCTTTGTTAGACTCTTTATCTAGCAGAAACCCCTGTCGCCAAAGAGATTTAACAGTCTCTGTCTAGCACACAAACACTCAGGAGAAACCAAAGTTATTTTGGGAGAAGGAGTTCTATTCAGATGGATATGGGTGATTCTGGAGGTGAAGGGGTCCCAACTTCTTTTTGCATCCCCAAAAAGGAaccaaaacattttaaaaatactgtCAAAGATAtggttgaagagggagagaaagggccacagtcagggaggtaagggcatcaataatcaatcaagcagtagtatttattgagagcctgtgGTATGTAGAGTGCTACATTAAGCATGTGGAATAGAAGAGAGGAGTTTGAAGAcaggtccctaccctcaaggcgcttacaatctagtgagggaggacATTCATAGAAGGAAAAGGTATAGTCAGagcaggaaaagaagagaggaaagaagtctGCTTcggtgggaggtgagggaagggggaacatGGAATAGGCAGGCTTCCTTTCCTTCTGGTCGCACCCACTGCGTCCACACTGTCCTCACCCTGCGAGAGCGAAGTAGAAGGCAGAGCAGGAATAGGAGTAAGAGCAGAGCAGTGAGACAGCCAaatatattcactcattcaattgtatttatcgagcgcttactgtgtgcagagcactgtgctaagatcttggaaagtacaattcagcaacaaatagagacgatccctacccaacaatgggttcacagtctagaagaggagagacagacaacaaaacaagtaaacaggcatcaataagatcgatagaaataaacagaattatagatacatacacatcatttaaaaaaaatagaataacaaatatatacatacaccacacacaagtgctgtggggaggggaagggcgtagagcagagggagggagtggggacaatggagaggggaggagggggagagggaaagggaggcctcagtctgggaaggcctcctggaggaagtgagccttagatagggctttgaaggggggaagagagttattttggcggatgtgaggagggaggacattccaggccagaggtaggatttgggtcaggggtcaactgcgggacaggagagaacaagacccagtgagaaggttagcaccagaggaatggatcgtgtgggctgggctgtagaaggagagaagggaggtgaggtagaaggggacaaggtgatcctCAAAGTTCCAGAAAACCACTTCCTGACCCAATTAGGGTCAGCAGAGCAGcctggcatattggatagagcatggacctgggagtcagaaggtcatgggttcta
This portion of the Ornithorhynchus anatinus isolate Pmale09 chromosome 3, mOrnAna1.pri.v4, whole genome shotgun sequence genome encodes:
- the LOC100084041 gene encoding olfactory receptor 1052-like, which encodes MAGSNHTSVTEFLLVGLTDRPELQMPLFVLFLIIYLVTMVGNVCMILLIQINTTLHTPMYFFLCNLALCDICYSTVLSPKMLINFFLESKSSSFIGCVFQSFFFAIYITTEGFLLAIMAYDRYTAIVNPLLYTAIMIPKICIQLVLASYLGGLVNSLTHTVGLLRLNFCGPNVVNHFFCDIPPLLKLSCSDSHTNELLLLTFSGVIATITLIIIVISYVQIVIAILRIGSVKGRYKTFSTCTSHLTAVILFYGSLSFSYIQPSSQYSLEQEKVSAVVYTLVVPMLNPLIYSLRNKDVKEALKRSIKWKNCHH